The Pirellulales bacterium genomic sequence TCGCGAGGCGCTCGGCGATGCGGGAATTCTCTTTGGGATTTGTTTGCCGGCTCTGCGGACTGGCGCTGCATTTCTGGCCGAGCGCTTGCCGGCAAGCCGATAATTCTTTCGCTTGCCCTCGAAAACCAGAACTGGCCCGAGGTTTGCTCTAAGCCGGCGAGCATGTCGCCGAGGGAATCCTGGGAGACAGCCTCGACGGCGTTTCCGGAGCACGAAGCGAATGGTTTGCCAGGGTTTGCGCCGGGAACGGATTGCGAGCGGCACGGGGAAAAATGAAACCGCCTAAGTGCTAGCATCAATGGCACGATCTGCTATCCTAGAGGCACCAGACATCCCAGACAGCCAATCGCTCGGTTTGCTTAATCTTGGACACGGTGGTCCGCGTTTGCCGATGAAAAGTTCGCCGGTCGTAATAGAACGCACGATCGCCACCGTTGCCCAAGAAAGCTGCCAGTTATGGAAAATGAATCGACCATGGCTGCCGCGCATAGCGGCGGTTTTTCCGCGCGACAGGCTCGGGAAATTCTGGCAGGGCTTTTTGAGCGCCGCCGGCGCCTCTATTGGATCGACCTGCTGCTGACGACGACTATTGGTTATGGCGCCGCCGGCATCTACCTGCGGGCGCCTGCTTTTTCTGCACTGCAAATCGGCGCCTATCTGGTCGCCGGGTTGGCCCTTTTCCGGGCCGGCAGTTTCATCCACGAAATCGCGCATTTCCATCGCGGCGAGATGCGGGCCTTCACGATCGTCTGGAATTTGCTTTGCGGCATCCCGATGCTGATGCCGTCGTTCTTCTACGAAAACCATATCGATCATCACAACAGCCACCGCTACGGCACCGAGCGTGACGGCGAATATCTGCCGCTCGGCGGGGGCTCGCGTTGGCAGTTGCTTTGGTTCTGGGCACAGGTTCCGCTGCTGCCGATTTATGTTTTCGTGCGCCTGTTGATCATCACGCCCCTTTCGATGTTCAGCCCCCGATTGCGGCGGTGGGCGCTGGAGCACATGTCGTCGTTCGTGATTAATTTCCGCCATCGACTCGATATA encodes the following:
- a CDS encoding fatty acid desaturase, translating into MAAAHSGGFSARQAREILAGLFERRRRLYWIDLLLTTTIGYGAAGIYLRAPAFSALQIGAYLVAGLALFRAGSFIHEIAHFHRGEMRAFTIVWNLLCGIPMLMPSFFYENHIDHHNSHRYGTERDGEYLPLGGGSRWQLLWFWAQVPLLPIYVFVRLLIITPLSMFSPRLRRWALEHMSSFVINFRHRLDIPAIAPRRAWALLEMACCLRAAGMLAAAVVGFSTPMRVGQLYCLALLTLGLNYIRNMVAHHYRNVSGDEMTYLGQLEDSVNITGGPVFTELFFPLGLRYHALHHLFPALPYHNLGIAHRRLMAKLPANTLYHQTVYPSFWAVMHELWTKRPAAVGPRETPQEVQAA